The nucleotide sequence GACGCAGTGGGTCAAGGCCGGGGTCGAGTTCGTCGACGGCGTCCCGTGCGTCGGGGTGGTCGCCACCCGCGACCGCTCGGACTGGTCCGCCTTCCCGGTCCCCGACTGGGCGGGGCGCCGGGTGACGGTGCGCGCCAGCCGAACCGGGGACGCGGTCACCGTCCGCGCGAAGGTCGAGGGCGAGCCCTTCGTCATGATCCGGGTGCTGCCGCTCGACGAGGACCTGGCGGTGGAGGCGGGTCCGTTCGTCTGCGCGCCCACCCGCCCCGGGCTCACCGTCCGCCTCCACGCGTGGCGCGTCACCCCGGCGGACGCCACCCTGCACTGACTCGGCGCCAGGGCTGATGGGGGAGACCTCAGCCGATGCCGGAGCCCTCGAAGTCCTCGGGCGTGAACTCGCGAGGCTCGACGAGGACCATCCAGTTGCCCGAGTTGTCCCGCATGAGCGCCTCCACGCCGTAGGGGCGCTCCTGCGCCTCCTGGAGGAACTCGACGCCCTTGGCCCGCAGCTCCTCCACCGTCCGCCGGCAGTCGTCGACCTGCAGGCCGACGCCCGGGAGGCCGCCGTCGCGCTGGGCCCGCTGCATGGCGGCGATGAGCTCGTCGGACAGCGGCTTGCTCGGGGTCGTCAGGTGCAGGGAGAGCTCGGGCTGCGACGGGTGGGTCACGGTGACCCAGCGGAAGTCCTCGCCGAGGGTGATGTCGTCCTGCGGCGTGAACCCGAGGACGTCGGTGTAGAAGGCGAGGGACTCGTCGAGGTCCTGGACCCAGACGGACACGAGGGAGACGTTGGTGATCATGGCTCGACGTTACGAGCCGACGTCAGCCCGACGCTTCTCCCGGATTGCTCGTCCTCGGTCTCGCCCCCGTCGGCTCGCGCCGCTCGACGAGGCCGGTCATGAACACCCAGCACCCCGGGATGCGCGGAGCCCCCTCGCGGGCGTAGCGGCTCTGGAAGTCGCGGGGCGTCTCGCCGACGACCTCGCGGAATCGCGCCGAGAAGGACCCGAGGCTCGAGTAGCCGACGGCGTGGCAGACCTCCGTCACCGTGAGGTTCGTCGTGCGCAGCAGGTCCTGCGCCCGCTCGACGCGGCGCTCGCCGAGGTAGGCCACCGGCGTCGTGCCGTACACGGCCGCGAAGCTGCGCACGAAGTGGAACTTGCTCATGAGGGCGGTCGCGGCGAGCAGCTCGAGGTCGAGGTCCTCGGCGAAGCGCCGGTCGATGACGTCGCGCGCCCGGCGCAGGTGCACCAGCGCGTCGCCCGGGACCCGCCGTTGCTCCTTCGCCACACGCACCACCGTACGGCGGAGATGGTGGGGCCTTCCGCCCGACCGGCGCGCGGTCCACACTGGGAGGGCCGAACGAGAGGGGTATCGAGATGGTCGACGCACTGCGAGCGCTCCCCACCCCGGCTCGCCACGCCGTCACCGGCGCAGTGGTCGTCGGTCTGCTCGGAGCCCTGGTCGGCCTCGTCCTGGGCCTGGTCGCCTACCCACCCACCGCGTGGTTCGCCGTCCTCGAGGTCGGTGTGCCGGCCTGCCTGCTCGGATTCGTCGGCGGGCTGGTCACCGGTCTTCTCGCCCGGGCCTCGTCCTCACGAGCCGCACCGACCGGTTGACGCAGCGGAGGTCGGGCGGTGTCCACTGTGCTCCCGCCCGGTCGACGAGTCCGGACCCTAGATGCCCTTGAGGAAGTCCGGGTCGTCGTCCGGCCCGCGGGAGCGGCGTCGTTCCTGCTCGCGGCGCCACTCCTGGTCGAGACGGTGGTCCTCCCAGCGCTGCTGCTGGGTGCGTCCCGTCCAGGTGTCCCGGGTGGGTCGGCCGGCGACCAGCCACGCCACGCCCCCGACGATCGGGAAGAGCAGGATGATGAGGATCCACGCCATCTTCGGCAGGTTGCGCATGACCAGCTCGTCGGTCTGGATGGCGTCGATGAGGCAGTAGACCGTCAACGCCACTTCGAGCAGCACCGGCAGGTAGCGGATCATCGCGGCATCGTCGCACCTCGGCGGGTGCGGCGTCACGCGATCGGGGGAGAGGCCGACGGGGACGCCGATTTCCGTCCCGGCCCTGGCCGGGCCCGGCCGAGGAGCCGCGGCCTCAGAGCCGGTCGAGCACCTTGCTGACCAGGTAGACGAGTGCGCCGAGGGCCACGGACGTGGCGGTCACCGCAGCCCCGATCGCGAGGGAGCCCTCGTCGGAGAGGGCCAGCCACAGGCCGATCACCGTCCCCACGGCGGCGGCCAGCAGCCCGAGCCACACGACGCCGTAGATGCGCGAGTCCGCGGCGTCGAGCACGCGCGACTCGTCCCCTTCGACAGAACCGGCCATGGTCGGAGCGTAGGCGGCGCGCGGTCCGTCCGTGGCCCGTTCGATGCGGATGGGGGTCGTCGCGATGCGCTGGAGTCCGGTCCTGCTCAGGTGGGCCAGGACTCCAGGTCCGCTCGCTGGTGGACGAGCTCGACGGGGGCGTCGTAGCGGTCGATGAGCACGTCGAGTGCCTGGAGCGTCCGGCGACGTCCGTCGTCGTCGATGTGTCCGGTCAGGCGCAGCAGGGAGAAGCCGGCGCCGATGGTGATGGTGGCCGCGTCCACCTGTCCGCCGGCTGCAGGGATGCCGGCGCGCTCCGGGACGTCGAGCTGCGACGCGACATCGGCGAGACCACTGCCGTCCACGAGGTCGGCGACCGTGGTCGTCGGTCCCAGCTCGTCCCGCCGGTCGGACCATTCCCACACGAGATCGAATCCCTCGTCCGTCCCGAACGGTGCGAACTCTCCTGCCGGGTCGTCGTACACCGGGTCGGTGAAGTGCTCGGCGAAGGCCGGGTCGGCGTCGGGAAGGTCCGCGCCGTCCGCCGATGTCTCGTTCGTCGAGCCGGTCGTCGAGCTGCTCTGCGGGCCAACGGGTTCCGTTGTGTTTCCGCTGCCGCAACCTCCGAGGACGAGGACTGCCGCCAACGCCGCGAGCATCCGTCCCCTGTGCACCCGTCCACTGTGGCACGGCGCGTGCGCAGCGTTGTGGGATTCGCCGGAGCCGCGGGCTGGTCCGGGCCGCAGGAGGTCAGGCGCCCAGGGCCACCAGCACGGAGCAGCCCGAGAGGACGGCGCAGGCCGGCGTCATGGCCAGGCGCTCCGACCGGCTCCGGGACAGTGCGTTCATGACGACGCCCAGTGCGAAGTAGCCGACGAGCACCCAGGTGATGACCCCGAACGCCCCGTGCCTCCCGGTCGCTCGAGCGATGAGCACGATCGCCATCCCGGCATAGATCACGACCGAGACGGCGCTGCCGACCCGCAGCCTGTGGGGCAGGACCTCGTGCTGTCCGCCCCACACGAAGCGGCCCACGGGTCGCCCGGCTGCCGCTGCGACCTGGACGCCGGAGATCGCGACGAGGACGAGCGTGGCGACGACGGCAGCGGTGACGGTCACGGCAGGAAGTGTTGCAGCGCCCAGGACGAGGAGCGCGGTCATGCGGTGCAGTTCGAACCTGTTATTCGGCTTGCGGCACCAGCTGCCGTCCGGAGGCGGTGTCGACGACCGTGCGGTCACCGAGCTCGGAGTCCAGCGTCACGCGCACGAGGTCGAGGCAGTCGCCTCGACCATCCAGCAGGCCGGGCCGGCGGATGAACGCGCTCACGCTGACCTGCGACTCGGTCTCGACGACCTCGACCCGTGGGCTCTGGTTGCAGCTCTCCACCGCGAGGTCCAAGCGCGTGGAGTCGGGCCGACCCCCGACCCCGTTGATGCCGGTGTGCTGTTCGCCCACGCCGAACAACAGGGCGACGAAGACCGCACCCGCCAGACCCAGGACGAGTCCCAGCGCGAGCTTGACCTTCGAGACCTCGGGGTCGGCCACGTGCCGACGGTACTCGGGCAGAGGCCGACCCGGCCGCGCCCAGGCGTTCAGGGTGGCGTTGCCGTCCCGTCGTCGTGTTCACCAGCGCACGTGCTCGTGAAGGCGCTATGAATGCCGCATGGGGTGGGCGTCGTTGCGGCGGAGGCGGGTGGTGTCGGCAGCGGTGGTCCTGCTGACCGGCTGGTTGGTGGTGACGCAGTCGGCGCCGCTGGCTTTCTCGGTGGGCGGTGAGGGCGGGGTCGGGTTCACGCGCCCTGTCGGCGACACCGTCGTGCTCGGGTTGGATCAGCTGGTGCTGGCCGACCCGGGGCGGCGGGTGCAGCTGCTGGGGGCTCGGGTGGAGGGTTCGGGGATGGACCCGCGGGTGGCTCGCAACGACGGGGTCCGGGCCTACGAGGTCGGCCCAGCGGGCGGCATCGGTGCGATCACCGCGGACGAGCTGGACGGGAGGGAGTCGGGAGTCCCCGGCGGCTGGACGCTGGCCGAGCCGGCGGGGGTGGTCATCCGGGCCGGTCACCGGTGGGGGCTGGTCCTCGTCGTCACCGGTCTGCGAGAGGGCCGATGGTCCTCGGACGGTCTGGTCGTGGACTACCTCGTCGACGGGAAACGCAGCTCCCAGCGGTTCGACGTCCACGTCGCCGTGTGCGTCGCGGACGTCACGGTCCTGTGCGAGAGCGACGAGTGAGCTCGCTCCGGACGTCGAGGTCGGTCGAGGAGTCGCACCGGCATCTCGTGTGCGCGGGTGAGCGCTGACGGCGTCGGCCGACGAACGCCGAGGTGCCTTTTGTACGCCCTCCCGAGGTCGCGCACGATGGCGTGACGAACCAGTCGTTCGTGACGAGCGTGGGAGGAGCGACGGATGGGCGTGCAGGACGCGTCGGTGGTGGTCGAGGTGTGGACCGACCTGGGCTGCCCGTGGTGCTACGTCGGCACGCACCGGCTCCGCGCGGCGATCGACCGGCGGAGCGATGCGGACCGGTTCGAGGTGCGACTGCGGTCCTTCGAGCTGAACCCGGACGCGCCGCGGGAGCCGGAGACCATCGAGAGCGCGTTCATTCGCTCCCACGGCGGTGACGCCTCGGTCGTGCTGGAGGCCGAACGACGCATCCAGGCGCTCGCCCGGAGCGAGGGGCTGGCGTTCTCGCTCGACCGGCTGAACGCCAACACGTTCGACGTCCACCGCCTCCTGCACCACGCCGGCGAACAGGGCCTCGGGACAGTCCTTTTCACCGCACTCAAGGACCAGTTCTTCGCCGGCGCGGTCAACCCCTTCGACGGCCACGAGCTGGCCCGGGTCGCGGAGTCGGTGGGTCTGGACGCCGAGCGGGTCCGGCGCGTCCTGGCCGGTGGCGAGTACGCCGAGGCCGTTCGTGCCGACCGCCGCGAGGGTGCCGCGCTGGGGCTGACGGGAGTCCCCTTCGTGGTCGTCGACCGACGGGTGGCGGTGCCGGGTGCGCAGCCGGCCGGGGTGTACGGCGAGCTCCTCGATCAGGTCGCCGGCCCGTCGTCCGAGGCGGCGGCCCGTGACTGAGCGGGTGCAGCCCCTTGTCGTCATCGCGGGCGATCCCGTCGGCGTCTGCCACCCCGGGACCGGTCAGTGCGTCGTCCCCGCTCCGGCGGGGCCGGCTCGCGCGGAGCCGGCCACGGAGCTCAGCGAGGTCCCGCAGCCGCGGCCCGACCCACGCCGGTGAGCACGTGCTGCGCCCGGTGGGCGGCGACCGCCTCGTGGTGGCCGGCCGCCCAGCCGGCGAGGGCCAGCACCGCCTCCCGCAGCGACTGGCCGAGCTCGGTCAGCTCGTACACCACGCGTGGAGGCACCTCGGGGTAGGCGGTCCGGGTGACGAGTCCGTCGCGCTCGAGCTCCTTGACCGTGACGGTCAGCATGCGCTGCGAGATTCCCGGCACGCTCGCGTGCAGGTCGGAGTACCTCAGCGGTCCCG is from Arthrobacter sp. NEB 688 and encodes:
- a CDS encoding DUF1349 domain-containing protein, giving the protein MSTVSIPWSEGSWTHEPVRAEVDGQDLLVTASEGSDAWRTTSYGFVHDSEHALLRPLDPDRAVEVTFTVAFTDQFDQAGVFLRASPTQWVKAGVEFVDGVPCVGVVATRDRSDWSAFPVPDWAGRRVTVRASRTGDAVTVRAKVEGEPFVMIRVLPLDEDLAVEAGPFVCAPTRPGLTVRLHAWRVTPADATLH
- a CDS encoding VOC family protein; its protein translation is MITNVSLVSVWVQDLDESLAFYTDVLGFTPQDDITLGEDFRWVTVTHPSQPELSLHLTTPSKPLSDELIAAMQRAQRDGGLPGVGLQVDDCRRTVEELRAKGVEFLQEAQERPYGVEALMRDNSGNWMVLVEPREFTPEDFEGSGIG
- a CDS encoding AraC family transcriptional regulator, translating into MAKEQRRVPGDALVHLRRARDVIDRRFAEDLDLELLAATALMSKFHFVRSFAAVYGTTPVAYLGERRVERAQDLLRTTNLTVTEVCHAVGYSSLGSFSARFREVVGETPRDFQSRYAREGAPRIPGCWVFMTGLVERREPTGARPRTSNPGEASG
- a CDS encoding PLD nuclease N-terminal domain-containing protein, with translation MIRYLPVLLEVALTVYCLIDAIQTDELVMRNLPKMAWILIILLFPIVGGVAWLVAGRPTRDTWTGRTQQQRWEDHRLDQEWRREQERRRSRGPDDDPDFLKGI
- a CDS encoding DsbA family oxidoreductase, with the protein product MGVQDASVVVEVWTDLGCPWCYVGTHRLRAAIDRRSDADRFEVRLRSFELNPDAPREPETIESAFIRSHGGDASVVLEAERRIQALARSEGLAFSLDRLNANTFDVHRLLHHAGEQGLGTVLFTALKDQFFAGAVNPFDGHELARVAESVGLDAERVRRVLAGGEYAEAVRADRREGAALGLTGVPFVVVDRRVAVPGAQPAGVYGELLDQVAGPSSEAAARD
- a CDS encoding helix-turn-helix domain-containing protein, yielding MAVRRKLSGPCTAWPEDSAFIREVLDRIGDKWTVLVISTLASGPLRYSDLHASVPGISQRMLTVTVKELERDGLVTRTAYPEVPPRVVYELTELGQSLREAVLALAGWAAGHHEAVAAHRAQHVLTGVGRAAAAGPR